From a single Oncorhynchus nerka isolate Pitt River linkage group LG11, Oner_Uvic_2.0, whole genome shotgun sequence genomic region:
- the LOC115136810 gene encoding refilin-B-like, translating into MVGRLNLLNVCDNDPLDMSCKAERGLDSPDSGLPPSPSPSHWLLPDCRDKGAISPVSEDESRGLSLVPILSIGSVPQLHTLSYGEGIELDPLLTKEIRYTSSVHYDSERHFIHDMAMQPRGLGLENCSQMVLAVPHSTWRHYKTQLDFQPRQRAQRFQSTTIVYPKRARTIYTTELSYDSRRLARRFMSRVELEAADRSRLPQ; encoded by the exons ATGGTGGGCAGACTAAACTTGCTGAATGTATGTGACAACGACCCATTGGACATGAGTTGCAAAGCCGAGCGGGGACTTGACAGCCCGGACTCCGGACTACCCCCCAGCCCCAGTCCGAGCCACTGGCTGTTGCCTGACTGCAGGGATAAAGGTGCCATAAGCCCGGTGTCTGAAGACGAGAGCAGAGGGTTATCCTTG GTTCCCATTTTATCGATTGGATCTGTTCCTCAGCTGCACACCTTGTCCTACGGGGAGGGCATAGAACTTGATCCACTACTGACCAAGGAAATACG ATACACATCGTCTGTCCACTATGACTCAGAGCGTCACTTTATCCATGACATGGCCATGCAGCCCAGAGGCCTGGGTCTGGAGAACTGCAGCCAGATGGTCCTGGCTGTCCCTCACAGCACCTGGAGACACTACAAGACCCAGCTGGACTTCCAGCCTCGCCAACGGGCCCAGCGCTTCCAGAGCACCACCATCGTCTACCCCAAGCGTGCTCGCACCATCTACACAACCGAGCTGAGCTACGACAGTCGCCGGCTTGCCAGGAGATTCATGTCGCGGGTGGAGCTGGAGGCTGCTGACCGGAGTAGGCTACCCCAGTAG